One segment of Halomonas sp. TD01 DNA contains the following:
- a CDS encoding helix-turn-helix domain-containing protein gives MHDDFVANLRLLCSYYPSIADVCRRLSINRAQFNRYLSGRYYPSHAALQRICHFFGVSPEDIDLPHHDFRALVQTGQLNADASPSTLPWPNALIQRGSEGMERYLGRYFELYHSMSRPGHLMRTLVCLEAREGGVVYQRTERMQVALGRRPCHNRYVGTAVKLADRLFLVDHETLNGHEITQTILFPSFQSQVTRLTGLKMGVADNSERMPCCVRVVYQRLDEQISLRSALAQCGLLPLNDPSLDDSLLAALRNDVASGEHHFRARH, from the coding sequence ATGCATGATGATTTTGTGGCTAACTTACGCCTGCTGTGCAGCTATTACCCGTCTATTGCGGACGTTTGCCGTCGCTTATCCATTAACCGTGCCCAATTCAACCGCTACCTCAGCGGGCGCTATTATCCAAGCCATGCCGCGCTGCAGCGTATTTGCCACTTTTTTGGTGTCTCGCCAGAAGATATTGACCTGCCTCACCACGACTTCCGAGCGCTGGTGCAAACTGGCCAACTCAATGCGGACGCGTCACCAAGCACACTACCCTGGCCCAATGCGTTGATTCAGCGGGGTAGCGAAGGCATGGAACGTTATCTGGGTCGCTACTTCGAGCTTTACCACTCGATGTCGCGCCCAGGGCATTTGATGCGCACGTTGGTGTGCCTAGAAGCCAGAGAAGGAGGCGTGGTGTACCAGCGAACCGAACGTATGCAAGTCGCTCTGGGAAGACGGCCCTGCCATAACCGTTACGTAGGAACCGCCGTTAAACTTGCAGACCGGCTATTTTTGGTTGACCACGAGACACTCAACGGCCACGAAATCACTCAAACTATTCTGTTTCCCAGCTTTCAAAGCCAAGTCACACGCTTAACCGGATTAAAAATGGGGGTTGCCGATAATAGTGAGCGGATGCCCTGTTGTGTGCGAGTGGTGTATCAGCGCTTAGATGAACAAATAAGTCTGCGATCTGCGTTGGCCCAGTGCGGCCTGCTACCACTGAATGACCCATCGCTAGATGATTCACTGCTGGCAGCCCTGCGCAACGATGTGGCTAGCGGAGAGCACCACTTTCGCGCACGTCACTAG
- a CDS encoding OsmC domain/YcaO domain-containing protein, whose translation MEIKVNYLDNLRLEAKFDDFTVISDQPIRYKGDGSAPGPFDYFLASSAMCAAYFVKVYCNARDIPTENIRLSQNNIVDPEDRYKQIFKIQVELPEDISEKDRQGILRSIDRCTVKKVVQTGPEFQIETVENIDEDAQALLMGAPEGSATYIPGKDLPLEQTIANMSAMLADLGMKIEIASWRNIVPHVWSLHIRDAASPMCFTNGKGATKESALCSALGEFIERLSCNFFYNDQYFGEEIANSDFVHYPNEKWFQPGPNDELPAEILDEHCLAIYNPEGELCGSNLIDTNSGREDRGIVSLPFVRQSDGKTVYFPSNLIENLFLSNGMSAGNTLVEAQVQCLSEIFERAVKREILEQELTLPDVPQAVLAKYPNIVEGINALEAQGFPVLVKDASMGGQFPVMCVTLMNPRTGGVFASFGAHPSFEVALERSLTELLQGRSFEGLNDLPLPTFNSQTVTEPNNFVEHFIDSVGVVSWRFFSAKPDFEFSEWDFSGSNQEEADTLFEIFEELGAEVYMAVHEDLGAPVCRILVPGYSEVYPIEDLIWDNTNKALDYREDILNLHRLDDDQLTDLVERLEESQMDDHADIITLIGIEFDENTVWGQLTILELKLLVYLALQRHEEALDCVQMFLQYNDNTVERGLFYQAVNAVLEIVLDDELELDDYLHNFQRMFSETTMAAVVGSVSGEVRFHGLTPTNMQLEGLERHQRLIESYKKLHAARAAKAIK comes from the coding sequence ATGGAAATTAAAGTCAATTATCTCGACAACCTCCGTTTAGAGGCCAAGTTCGACGATTTTACGGTTATCTCCGATCAGCCGATTCGCTATAAAGGCGATGGCTCAGCCCCTGGTCCGTTCGACTACTTTCTAGCGTCGTCGGCGATGTGCGCGGCTTACTTTGTCAAGGTTTACTGCAACGCGCGAGATATTCCTACCGAGAATATTCGCCTGTCCCAGAACAATATCGTCGACCCGGAAGATCGTTATAAGCAGATTTTCAAAATCCAGGTCGAGCTGCCGGAAGATATTTCTGAAAAGGATCGCCAGGGTATTTTGCGCTCCATCGACCGTTGCACGGTGAAGAAGGTTGTTCAAACCGGCCCCGAGTTTCAGATTGAAACGGTAGAGAATATCGATGAGGACGCCCAGGCGCTGCTGATGGGGGCGCCGGAAGGCAGCGCTACCTACATCCCAGGTAAAGATTTGCCGCTGGAGCAGACCATTGCCAATATGAGCGCGATGCTGGCTGACCTGGGCATGAAAATTGAGATCGCCTCCTGGCGTAATATCGTGCCCCACGTCTGGTCGCTACATATTCGCGATGCCGCCTCTCCTATGTGCTTTACCAACGGCAAAGGGGCTACCAAAGAGAGCGCGCTGTGCTCCGCACTGGGCGAATTTATTGAGCGCTTGAGCTGCAACTTCTTCTACAACGACCAGTACTTTGGTGAAGAAATTGCCAACAGCGACTTTGTTCACTACCCCAATGAAAAATGGTTTCAGCCGGGGCCGAACGATGAGCTTCCCGCTGAAATCCTCGACGAACACTGTCTGGCTATTTATAACCCGGAAGGCGAGCTGTGTGGCTCCAATCTGATTGATACCAACTCCGGGCGTGAAGATCGGGGCATTGTATCGCTACCGTTTGTACGTCAGTCCGATGGCAAAACGGTCTATTTTCCCTCCAACTTAATCGAAAATCTGTTCCTAAGTAACGGCATGAGCGCGGGCAATACCCTAGTGGAAGCCCAGGTGCAGTGCTTGTCGGAAATCTTCGAGCGGGCGGTGAAGCGCGAAATCCTCGAACAGGAGTTAACCTTGCCGGATGTGCCGCAAGCGGTACTGGCAAAATATCCGAACATTGTGGAAGGCATTAACGCCTTGGAAGCTCAGGGTTTCCCAGTGTTGGTAAAAGATGCCTCCATGGGTGGCCAGTTCCCGGTAATGTGCGTCACCTTAATGAACCCGCGTACTGGCGGCGTATTTGCTTCGTTTGGCGCACACCCAAGCTTTGAAGTGGCGCTGGAGCGTAGCTTGACGGAGCTGTTGCAAGGCCGCAGCTTCGAAGGGTTAAACGATCTTCCGCTACCAACGTTTAACTCGCAAACCGTGACTGAGCCTAACAATTTTGTTGAGCACTTTATCGACTCGGTGGGTGTGGTTTCTTGGCGCTTCTTTAGTGCCAAACCCGATTTTGAGTTCAGCGAATGGGACTTCTCCGGCAGCAACCAAGAAGAAGCCGACACGCTGTTTGAGATCTTTGAAGAGCTGGGGGCCGAAGTGTACATGGCAGTACACGAAGACTTGGGCGCACCGGTCTGTCGCATTCTGGTGCCAGGTTATTCAGAAGTGTATCCCATCGAAGATCTGATCTGGGATAACACCAATAAGGCGTTGGATTACCGCGAGGATATCCTCAACCTGCACCGCCTCGACGACGATCAGCTCACTGATCTGGTCGAGCGGCTGGAAGAGAGCCAAATGGATGATCACGCCGATATCATCACGCTGATTGGTATCGAGTTCGATGAGAACACCGTGTGGGGGCAGCTAACGATACTAGAGCTGAAGCTGCTGGTTTACCTTGCGCTGCAACGCCATGAAGAGGCGCTGGACTGCGTGCAGATGTTCCTGCAGTACAACGACAACACCGTTGAACGCGGACTGTTCTATCAGGCAGTGAACGCGGTACTGGAAATTGTATTGGATGATGAGCTGGAACTTGACGATTATCTGCACAACTTCCAGCGCATGTTCAGTGAAACGACCATGGCGGCTGTCGTGGGTTCGGTGAGTGGCGAAGTACGCTTCCATGGCCTAACGCCGACTAACATGCAGTTAGAAGGTCTGGAGCGCCATCAGCGCTTGATCGAAAGTTACAAAAAGCTCCATGCGGCTCGGGCAGCAAAAGCGATTAAATAA
- a CDS encoding alanine/glycine:cation symporter family protein, giving the protein MLDMLNELLWGKVLLVLLVGVGIGFTVASRFVQFRYFGQMFRILGSGQAFKRNKHGHLSSFQALVLSVAGRVGGGNIAGVAVAITLGGPGAIFWMWLVGLMGMATSFLECTLAQTYKEAEGDGTYRGGPAYYIVKGLGKQWRWLAAFYSVLLLLTFGFAFTALQSYAVATSFGDAFGVPVLYSGITLAMLVGLIIFGGIKRIARISEFLVPFMAVSYIAIALLVIAMNIGEIPGVITLIVKSAFGLEPLVGGGIGAAIMMGLKRGLFSNEAGLGSAPNVAAVAYVPHPANQGIVQAFSVFIDTVIICSATAFLILLSGVYDPAAGSGVEGIALTQAALADHVGEWGRTFVSLALLLFAFSTILYNYYLGENSLNFFSRDNQNLFNAFRVAIVLLVCWGATTDLGTVFGFADVTMGLLAVVNLVALILLFKCGLRILNDYDSQRRQGIKQPIFDANQHPDLELDPKAWELEPEEAEALKQRLENAPVK; this is encoded by the coding sequence ATGCTTGATATGCTCAACGAGCTCCTCTGGGGAAAGGTACTGCTAGTGCTGCTGGTGGGCGTTGGCATCGGTTTTACCGTTGCTTCCCGCTTTGTGCAGTTTCGCTATTTTGGCCAAATGTTTCGCATATTGGGGTCGGGTCAGGCCTTTAAGCGTAATAAACACGGCCACTTAAGTTCGTTTCAGGCACTTGTTCTGTCCGTGGCGGGTCGCGTGGGCGGCGGTAATATTGCCGGCGTAGCGGTCGCGATTACGCTAGGTGGCCCTGGGGCTATTTTCTGGATGTGGCTGGTGGGCCTGATGGGGATGGCGACTAGCTTTTTAGAATGTACCCTGGCGCAAACCTATAAAGAAGCGGAAGGCGATGGCACTTATCGCGGTGGCCCGGCGTACTACATTGTTAAAGGGTTAGGCAAACAGTGGCGCTGGCTGGCCGCGTTTTACTCGGTGCTATTGTTGTTAACCTTTGGCTTCGCCTTTACCGCGCTGCAATCCTACGCGGTAGCGACCTCGTTTGGCGACGCCTTTGGTGTACCGGTGCTTTACAGCGGAATTACTTTGGCCATGCTGGTCGGGCTGATTATTTTTGGTGGCATCAAGCGTATTGCGCGCATTTCAGAGTTTCTGGTGCCTTTCATGGCGGTCAGCTATATCGCCATTGCACTGTTGGTCATCGCCATGAACATTGGTGAAATCCCTGGTGTTATCACGCTAATCGTAAAAAGTGCTTTCGGCCTTGAGCCGCTGGTCGGTGGCGGTATTGGTGCTGCCATTATGATGGGCTTGAAGCGTGGCTTGTTTTCTAACGAAGCTGGCCTAGGCAGTGCACCTAATGTGGCGGCGGTAGCTTATGTACCGCACCCGGCCAACCAAGGTATCGTGCAGGCGTTCTCGGTATTTATCGATACCGTGATTATCTGCTCGGCCACAGCGTTTCTGATCCTGCTAAGCGGTGTGTACGATCCTGCAGCAGGCTCTGGCGTTGAAGGTATCGCTCTTACTCAGGCGGCGCTAGCCGACCATGTAGGCGAATGGGGCCGCACCTTTGTTAGTCTTGCGCTGCTGCTATTTGCATTCAGTACTATTTTGTACAACTACTACCTGGGCGAGAACAGCCTCAACTTCTTTAGCCGCGACAACCAGAATCTGTTTAACGCTTTCCGTGTCGCCATTGTGTTGCTGGTGTGCTGGGGTGCGACCACAGATCTTGGCACCGTGTTCGGCTTTGCCGATGTCACCATGGGCCTTCTTGCCGTGGTCAACCTCGTGGCGCTGATTCTGTTGTTCAAGTGCGGCCTACGCATTCTTAATGATTACGATAGCCAGCGTCGCCAGGGCATTAAGCAGCCGATCTTCGATGCCAATCAGCACCCGGATCTTGAGTTAGACCCGAAAGCCTGGGAGCTGGAGCCTGAAGAGGCCGAAGCGTTAAAGCAGCGTCTGGAAAACGCACCTGTTAAGTAA
- a CDS encoding asparaginase domain-containing protein, giving the protein MPRVLMLYTGGTIGMQPSPHGYVPCAGLAERLATHLALGATDRLPSFDVLEMQPLIDSAELMPGAWNRLVAQLENHWQAYDAFVVLHGTDTMAYSAAALSFMLGAINKPVIFTGSQIPLGEPRSDALNNLVSALQLVAHSATPCEVSLAFHNRLLRGNRARKVRTQGLDAFDSPNFPWLAELGIAMSFPQPSALLSGLPNFAPIEVDEEAVAILPLYPGMSLRRAKALLADERLKGLILHSYGVGNPPSFEGELLKALTAANERGIALLNVTQCAQGEVVQGAYATGAALNQAGVIAGGDITLEAAVAKLTVLLGRGVSGPALRKALSGSLRGECS; this is encoded by the coding sequence ATGCCCCGCGTACTCATGCTCTACACCGGCGGTACCATTGGTATGCAGCCATCGCCACACGGGTACGTACCTTGCGCGGGGTTGGCTGAGCGTTTAGCCACACACTTAGCGCTGGGCGCCACCGACAGGCTGCCATCCTTTGATGTGCTGGAAATGCAGCCGCTGATTGATAGCGCCGAACTCATGCCCGGCGCCTGGAACCGTTTAGTGGCACAGCTAGAAAACCACTGGCAAGCATACGATGCGTTTGTGGTGCTGCACGGCACCGATACCATGGCGTATAGCGCTGCTGCACTGTCGTTTATGCTCGGTGCGATAAATAAGCCGGTGATTTTCACCGGCTCCCAAATTCCTCTGGGTGAGCCCCGTAGCGATGCACTGAATAATCTTGTCAGTGCACTGCAACTGGTGGCGCACTCCGCGACACCTTGTGAAGTGAGCCTGGCCTTTCATAACCGACTACTGCGCGGCAACCGTGCACGCAAGGTGCGCACTCAGGGCTTAGATGCCTTCGACTCCCCCAATTTCCCCTGGCTTGCCGAGCTTGGCATCGCTATGTCCTTCCCTCAGCCCTCTGCGCTGCTGAGCGGGCTCCCTAACTTTGCCCCCATTGAGGTGGATGAAGAAGCGGTCGCGATATTGCCACTCTATCCCGGTATGTCGCTGCGCCGCGCCAAGGCACTATTGGCCGATGAACGACTAAAAGGCTTGATTCTGCATAGCTACGGCGTGGGCAACCCGCCTAGCTTTGAAGGCGAGCTGCTAAAGGCGTTAACGGCGGCTAATGAACGAGGGATAGCACTGCTCAACGTGACGCAGTGTGCCCAAGGGGAGGTCGTGCAGGGAGCTTACGCCACCGGCGCGGCGCTGAACCAAGCCGGTGTGATTGCGGGGGGCGATATCACGCTGGAAGCCGCCGTCGCGAAGCTCACGGTACTGCTAGGCCGTGGAGTGAGCGGCCCTGCACTACGCAAGGCACTTAGCGGCTCACTACGAGGCGAATGCAGCTAA